The sequence GGTCTGAGCTGCTGTAGCTCCTAAGACCACCAGCACGTGAGGCCTCACCACAGCAAGCTCCGCATTTAGCCACGGACGGCAAGCGGTTACGTGGAAGGAACGCGGCTTTTTATGAATTCTGCGTTTCCCACGCGCATCCAACTGCCAATGAAAATGTTTCACCACGTTGGTAACGTAGACGTCCTTACGATCAATTCCGGCTGAGCTCAGTGCTTGATCCAGCAGCCGCCCCGCTGGCCCGACAAACGGCTTGCCCGCGAGATCCTCGCGGTCTCCAGGCTGCTCTCCCACAAACATTACCTTCGCATGTGGGCTTCCCTCGCCAAAGACGGTCTGCGTCGCCATTTTCCAGAGCTCGCAGGCTTTGCAGGTAGCGGCAGCTCGGCGGAGGTTTGCCAGGGTCGGGTGCTCGGGGATCAGCTCTGCGGCTGTGCCCGGGTGAAGTACGGCAACTTCGCTTAATTTGGACATAAATGTGACCGTCAGGCGCCTCCAGTTCTCTAACGCTTATAGATGCCGCTGGCCGGCTTCCAATGCGTCTCAACTATGAGCATGAATCTTTACGCGGGAGATACAGTACCCAGGGTATTGGTGGCGGCGTTCGGATAGGTTTAATTTTGATCGCTCGGTAGTGTGGAGCACATTGCGGTAGGTGCAGCTAAGAGGTGGCCTGTAGTTTGACGCCTGACTTTCCGTAACGGGTACGCGTAAAAATTACACCAACTCACATTCTGCGCTGCTCTTAAACCTACCCAGTATCAGGGACTTCGCTTTTGGCAACCTCGATGCAGCCGTCATTTAAAAGCATCGTATGTGATGAAGCACATTGATCGACGCAGGTCAGTGCTTATGCATGAATTAAGCGTGCACAACCCTGCTGAGTTCCTGGAGGAACGTGGATGGCGTTTCGAATCTTGATTGCCGATGATCATGAAGTAGTACGACGTGGTCTTGCTTCGCTTCTTCAAGGGCAACCGGATTGGGAAGTGTGTGGCGAAGCTTCCGATGGACTTGAAGCTGTCGAGAAGACCGCATCTCTTAAACCGGATGTGGTCATCCTCGATATTGGAATGCCGAACCTCAACGGTTTGGAAGCGACCCGGCAAGTCTTGAAGAACGATCCCAAAACCAAGGTCCTGATCCTCACCCTGCACGATTCGGACCAGGTCGTGCGAGAAGTCCTCGATGCTGGGGCCCGCGGTTTTCTGCTCAAGTCTGATGCCGCTCGCGATCTCGTTGTCGCTGTGGAGGCCTTGCGTCGTGACAAGACCTACTTCACTTCCAGAGTTGCAGGCATGGTGCTCGAAGCTTACCTGAAAGGTGGCTCTCCTGAGGAGGTCCCTCCTCCCAGCCGCAACACCTTGACACCA comes from Terriglobales bacterium and encodes:
- a CDS encoding UdgX family uracil-DNA binding protein (This protein belongs to the uracil DNA glycosylase superfamily, members of which act in excision repair of DNA. However, it belongs more specifically to UdgX branch, whose founding member was found to bind uracil in DNA (where it does not belong), without cleaving it, appears to promote DNA repair by a pathway involving RecA, rather than base excision.), whose translation is MSKLSEVAVLHPGTAAELIPEHPTLANLRRAAATCKACELWKMATQTVFGEGSPHAKVMFVGEQPGDREDLAGKPFVGPAGRLLDQALSSAGIDRKDVYVTNVVKHFHWQLDARGKRRIHKKPRSFHVTACRPWLNAELAVVRPHVLVVLGATAAQTLLGRSFSVLRMRGQAVPSDLAPKVVATVHPSSILRAPDSAARDRELRLFIGDLKNVAELIKAVEGLGSGKSLRRAG
- a CDS encoding response regulator transcription factor translates to MAFRILIADDHEVVRRGLASLLQGQPDWEVCGEASDGLEAVEKTASLKPDVVILDIGMPNLNGLEATRQVLKNDPKTKVLILTLHDSDQVVREVLDAGARGFLLKSDAARDLVVAVEALRRDKTYFTSRVAGMVLEAYLKGGSPEEVPPPSRNTLTPRERQIVQLLAEGKSSKEVAVTLDLSVKTAETHRSNIMRKLQLHSVSELVLYAIRNNIVHVSPPLDLSGDGSQGKSAAVSKE